One Candidatus Aegiribacteria sp. genomic window, GCGCTCTTTTTAACTTGAGAATCGCCGAAGCTGAACTGCTTAGAGCTGTAGGCATGATGGAAGGATACCTCAGATGAGAAATCACAGATTTGTTATACCGATTATTGCATTGCTTACAGGTGTATTACTTTTTCCCGGATGCGGTTCGAGCCAGATCGAAGAAGAGGATCCTCCAATAAGAGTATCCATAGAAATAGTGGAACCTGTTGATATTTCAAACATCGTATACGCAAGTACAAGGGTCGAGGGTCTTGAAGAAGCTCTTATTTACGCTCTTTCGCCCGGTAAAGTTGAAGAAGTTCTTGTTTCCGAAGGCGACAGTGTTACTGCGGGACAGCGGCTTGTAAGGCTGAACACCGACCAGCAGGCCAGCGCGGGTACAGTAAGCGCCGCGGCTGGGATAAGCGCCGCACAGGCCAACGTTGACAACGCAACAAGTAATTACAGAAGAATGCAGTCTCTTTACGAAGCCGGAGCCGCCAGCGAGCAGCAGCTTGAGGGTGCTCTCGCGTCTATGGAAGCGGCCCAGGCCCAGCTGAGTCAGGCCAGAGCCGGTTATGCTCAGGCGAGAACGAATAGAGAGAATTCATGGATAACTGCGCCTTTTGATGGTGAGATCGGCAGAATTTGGGCACGTGAAGGCAATTCGTCCGCCGGTACTCCGCTGGTTTCCATCTCCAACAATTCAGCCATTGTGGCCAGAATACTTCTTCCTGAAGAAAACCTCCTTGAAATAGAGCCTGGTCTTCCTGCCTATATAACCATCAGTTCTCTGGATAATGAATCGTTCCCCGGAATGGTTACTTCCGCGTCATCAACCGTTGATCAGATCAGCGGACTGGTTCCGGTTGAGGTCAGATTCGATGAAACCGGTGGAAGGCTCAGACCCGGTATGGCCGGTAGAGTTGCCGTTCTTACTGAAACGTACGAGAATTCGATAGCTATTCCTGAAAATGCTCTCAGGAGAACACATTACGGTTTTCAGGCAGCTGTCATCGAGAATGGTAGAGCTTCAATAAGAGATGTCCAAGTTGGTATTTTCAGTGACGGAATGGTTCAGATTACCGAGGGGCTCAATTTCGGCGATTCCCTTGTTGTAGCAGGTCAGACGATGCTTCAGGACGGATCCAATGTGGAAGTGGTGAGTCGATGAAACTGCCGGAACTGTCAGTTAAAAGACGTGTAACGTTCCTGATGGTATTTATTGCTATACTGGGCGCTGGAATATTCGGTCTTACTCAGCTTGGTGTTGATATGTATCCTGATATGGATTTCCCAATGATAATGGTTATGAGCACTATGGAAGGCGCCGGACCCGAGGAAATGGAAAATCTGGTTACAGATCCTCTTGAACAGGCGCTTGCGAGGGTATCCAACGTCAAGAAAGTATCGTCTACCTCACGTGCGGGGATCAGTATTGTAACGGCCGAGTTCAACTGGGGGCACAGTCTTAATCAAGCGGAGACTGATGTAAGAAGGCAGCTGGACATGTTCGAGGCCGCTCTGCCGGATGATGCCGACGATCCACTGGTATTCGCGCTGGATCCAAGCATGCAGCCAGTAATGTACGTTGGCTTCAGCAGCGACATACTTAACGATTTTGATCTCAGGACACTTATCCAGGAGGAAATTGAACCGCTTTTCAGCAGACTGGACGGAGTGGGGTCAGCCGTAACGATGGGCGGCCGGGAGAGACAGATAAACGTTGATGTAGATCCTGCTGCACTTATGGACGCGGGAATTACGATATCTCAGGTTTCAGGAGCACTGAGTTCTGTTCGCAACAACACTCCCGCAGGAAGGATCGATGCCGGCGGGATGAACATGAACATCAGGGTTGAATCAGCTTTCCACAGCATCGAGGAAATAGAGCAGCTTGTTGTAGGCGCGAATGCAGGGTATCCAGTTCTGCTTAGGGATGTGGCGTCGGTTCAGGATGGTCAGGCGGATGAGGTTCAGTACGTAAGATTCAACGGCAGGCCGTCGGTATCGTTGTATATGAACAAGAGATCGGATGCAAATACTGTTAACGTATGCGTCAGGATACGTGATCAACTTGATGAGATCTCTGATGATTACGGGAATATTCTCACTCCGGTTATTCTTTTTGACCAGTCGGAATTTATTGAACAGTCCATCAACAATCTGGGATCAACAGCCCTTCAGGCATGCTTTCTGGCTTTTCTCGTGCTTCTGTTCTTCCTGAGATCATGGAAAAGCTCATCCATTGCGGGAATATCGATACCCATCTCCGTTTTTGTGACCTTTGCCGTAATGCACTTCACGAATGTGCAGCTGAACATGATATCTCTGGCAGGCCTTGCTCTGGCTATCGGTATGCTGGTGGACAATGCGATCGTAGTGCTGGAGAACATCTTCAGGCACAGGGAGATGGGGGAGTCTCCAAGGGATTCCGCTGTCAAAGGAGCAATGGAAGTATCCAATGCAATAACAGCTTCGACTCTCACAACCCTTGCTGTCTTTGTGCCTATTCTCTTTGTACCCGGTATAGCTGGAGAGCTGTTCAAGGAAATGGTTCTGACCATAACCTTCAGTTTAACGATATCTCTTTTCGTGGCATTGAGCCTCGTTCCGCTGATTTCATCCTGGACAAAGAACCTTGTACCGGTATTCAAGCCAGGCAGCATTTCTGGCAGGATCGGTACATTAATTGACAGATTTGAAAGGAAATACAACCATCTGGTTTCCTGGGCGGTTGATCACAAGAAAGTCGTTCTGATATCGACTGCGGTTACGTTCATCCTGGCAATAGTCCTGGTCGGTCAGCTTCCATCCGAATTCTTTCCCGAATCTGATGATGGATTCCTGATGATGGATGTGGAAGAACCGATAGGTACAAGTCTTGAAATAACCAACGAAGCGGTGAGAGTGCTGGAGGATTCCATCAGCGCGATAATTCCTCCAGAAGATCTGCTGGCGGTATTCACCACCGTTGGTGAGGCCGAGGGCATAATGGCTATTTTCGGTGCCAGCAGTTCCAATGCTGCTATGCTGAGGGTAAGATTAACACCATCCAGCGAACGCAGCATTTCCATGTTCGAGTATCAGGACAGGATAAGGGATGTTCTTGATGACATGCCCGGAATTGAATACTCATCGGAAGCGGGCATGTCACTGTTGTCATCCTCAGCGATAGAGATTACAGTGTACGGAGATGATCTTGATCTCCTGTACGAAAAGGCTGAGGAGATAAAGAACACCATTTCGCAGATAGAAGGTGTCAAAGACGCCAGAACATCAATGGAGGAACTGATTCCCGAGTACTCTTTTGTCCCTGATCCTGTAAGGCTTTCTCTTCTGGGCATATCACAATCGCAGCTGGCCCTGGATGTCAGATACGGTTTCCAGGGATCAAGAGCCAGTATTTATCGCGAGGGAGATGAGGAGTACAACATCTTCGTCAGATATCCTGAAAACCTAAGGGATTCCAGAGAGGATCTGGAATACGCGTCTATTCTTGGAAGACCTTTGATATCCATGGGTTCCCTTGATCAGAGGGT contains:
- a CDS encoding efflux RND transporter periplasmic adaptor subunit; translation: MRNHRFVIPIIALLTGVLLFPGCGSSQIEEEDPPIRVSIEIVEPVDISNIVYASTRVEGLEEALIYALSPGKVEEVLVSEGDSVTAGQRLVRLNTDQQASAGTVSAAAGISAAQANVDNATSNYRRMQSLYEAGAASEQQLEGALASMEAAQAQLSQARAGYAQARTNRENSWITAPFDGEIGRIWAREGNSSAGTPLVSISNNSAIVARILLPEENLLEIEPGLPAYITISSLDNESFPGMVTSASSTVDQISGLVPVEVRFDETGGRLRPGMAGRVAVLTETYENSIAIPENALRRTHYGFQAAVIENGRASIRDVQVGIFSDGMVQITEGLNFGDSLVVAGQTMLQDGSNVEVVSR
- a CDS encoding efflux RND transporter permease subunit — encoded protein: MKLPELSVKRRVTFLMVFIAILGAGIFGLTQLGVDMYPDMDFPMIMVMSTMEGAGPEEMENLVTDPLEQALARVSNVKKVSSTSRAGISIVTAEFNWGHSLNQAETDVRRQLDMFEAALPDDADDPLVFALDPSMQPVMYVGFSSDILNDFDLRTLIQEEIEPLFSRLDGVGSAVTMGGRERQINVDVDPAALMDAGITISQVSGALSSVRNNTPAGRIDAGGMNMNIRVESAFHSIEEIEQLVVGANAGYPVLLRDVASVQDGQADEVQYVRFNGRPSVSLYMNKRSDANTVNVCVRIRDQLDEISDDYGNILTPVILFDQSEFIEQSINNLGSTALQACFLAFLVLLFFLRSWKSSSIAGISIPISVFVTFAVMHFTNVQLNMISLAGLALAIGMLVDNAIVVLENIFRHREMGESPRDSAVKGAMEVSNAITASTLTTLAVFVPILFVPGIAGELFKEMVLTITFSLTISLFVALSLVPLISSWTKNLVPVFKPGSISGRIGTLIDRFERKYNHLVSWAVDHKKVVLISTAVTFILAIVLVGQLPSEFFPESDDGFLMMDVEEPIGTSLEITNEAVRVLEDSISAIIPPEDLLAVFTTVGEAEGIMAIFGASSSNAAMLRVRLTPSSERSISMFEYQDRIRDVLDDMPGIEYSSEAGMSLLSSSAIEITVYGDDLDLLYEKAEEIKNTISQIEGVKDARTSMEELIPEYSFVPDPVRLSLLGISQSQLALDVRYGFQGSRASIYREGDEEYNIFVRYPENLRDSREDLEYASILGRPLISMGSLDQRVVSNTISRKNQARMVTISCDVSGRSLGEVSSDVTAILRDIDMTGFRYEMGGEMEDQKETFMYLGIAIMVAAALVYMVMAGQFESFLEPFIIIFTLPLAFIGVVLGLFVTSTPLSVMAIIGMLMLAGIVVNNGIVMVDYANQLRRSGKEIKRAIVEASTIRMRPIIMTAATTILAMFPLALGVGEGAETWTPMAVTIIGGLFVATVLTLVVEPCIYVIFNRK